Proteins from a genomic interval of Synechococcus sp. A15-28:
- a CDS encoding amino acid ABC transporter permease, with translation MTRWADRLITLLLLVLLGWGGWGLLHWLMHGAEWSVVRANLPLYAVGSYPSDQRWRPLLWIGSCLVMVVLTLVGPRGASWRRFLPSLWIGMAPLGLWLLAGGLGLLPVGTRHWGGLTLTLLLTAGSGLLALPLGVLLALGRRSDLPVLRWSSTAYIELMRAVPLIAVLFFGQLLIPLFLPPGLEINRVLRAVLAFALFAAAYIAEDVRGGLQAIPPTQREAAAVLGLSPLQTLQLVVLPQALRVALPSLTNQAVGLLQNTSLMAILGLVELLGISRSLLANPAFIGRYLEVYLWLAAVYWLACTAMALLARHLEVQLDPVRSNR, from the coding sequence ATGACGCGCTGGGCGGATCGATTGATCACGTTGCTGCTCCTGGTCCTGCTCGGATGGGGCGGTTGGGGCCTGTTGCATTGGCTGATGCATGGGGCCGAGTGGTCCGTCGTGCGTGCGAACCTGCCTCTCTATGCCGTGGGCAGTTACCCCTCCGATCAGCGCTGGCGACCGCTGCTCTGGATCGGGTCCTGCCTTGTGATGGTGGTGTTGACCTTGGTGGGCCCGAGGGGGGCGAGCTGGCGACGGTTCCTGCCCTCGCTCTGGATTGGCATGGCACCCCTGGGACTGTGGTTGCTGGCGGGCGGGCTGGGACTTCTTCCCGTGGGAACGCGCCATTGGGGAGGCCTCACCCTCACCCTGCTTCTCACCGCAGGCAGTGGCCTGCTGGCGCTGCCGCTCGGGGTGTTGTTAGCCCTTGGTCGTCGCAGTGATCTGCCGGTGCTGCGCTGGAGCAGCACGGCTTACATCGAGCTGATGCGGGCGGTGCCGCTGATTGCGGTGCTGTTTTTCGGGCAGCTGCTGATTCCCTTGTTCCTGCCGCCGGGGTTGGAGATCAACCGCGTGCTCCGGGCGGTGCTGGCCTTTGCCCTGTTCGCCGCGGCGTATATCGCCGAAGACGTCAGGGGTGGATTGCAGGCGATTCCACCGACGCAACGGGAGGCAGCAGCTGTCCTCGGTTTGTCCCCATTACAAACGCTGCAGCTTGTGGTGCTTCCCCAGGCGCTGCGCGTTGCTCTGCCATCGCTCACCAATCAGGCGGTGGGACTGTTGCAGAACACCAGTCTGATGGCGATTCTCGGCCTGGTGGAGCTGCTGGGAATCAGCCGCAGCCTTTTGGCCAACCCGGCCTTCATCGGCCGCTACCTCGAGGTGTATCTGTGGCTGGCTGCGGTTTACTGGCTGGCGTGCACGGCGATGGCTCTGCTGGCCCGTCACCTGGAAGTCCAGCTCGACCCCGTCCGATCCAACCGATGA
- a CDS encoding amino acid ABC transporter ATP-binding protein, with protein MTVAIRATDLVKSYTPGVRALDRVSLEVNNGEVLVVMGPSGSGKSTLIRTFNGLEMLDGGSLDVLGVRLDSAHAEPQVRAIRRRVGMVFQQFNLFPHLSILENIALAPVKVQKRPKEEVERRSLELLEQMGIQEQAQKYPAQLSGGQQQRVAIARALALDPEVMLFDEPTSALDPERVKEVLDAMRQLASGGMTMVVVTHEIGFARDVADRVMFMDQGQVVETSDPETFFSAAREERSRRFLSQMV; from the coding sequence ATGACCGTTGCTATCCGCGCCACCGATCTGGTGAAGAGCTACACCCCTGGGGTGAGGGCTCTGGACCGGGTGAGTCTGGAGGTCAACAACGGCGAGGTGCTGGTGGTGATGGGACCGTCCGGTTCGGGCAAAAGCACCCTGATTCGCACCTTCAACGGACTCGAGATGCTGGATGGTGGATCCCTGGATGTTCTGGGGGTGCGTCTGGATTCAGCCCATGCTGAGCCTCAGGTGCGGGCGATCCGACGTCGGGTGGGCATGGTGTTTCAGCAGTTCAATCTGTTTCCCCATCTCTCGATCCTCGAGAACATCGCGCTCGCCCCGGTGAAGGTGCAGAAGCGGCCAAAGGAGGAGGTGGAGCGACGGTCCTTGGAGTTGCTGGAGCAAATGGGCATCCAGGAGCAGGCACAGAAATACCCGGCACAGCTCAGTGGCGGCCAGCAGCAACGGGTGGCGATCGCCCGGGCTCTCGCCCTCGATCCTGAGGTGATGCTGTTTGATGAGCCCACCAGTGCTCTGGATCCGGAGCGGGTGAAGGAAGTGCTCGATGCGATGCGTCAGCTGGCCAGCGGCGGGATGACCATGGTGGTGGTGACCCATGAGATCGGCTTCGCCCGCGATGTGGCGGACCGGGTGATGTTCATGGACCAGGGACAGGTGGTAGAGACATCAGATCCGGAGACGTTTTTCTCGGCGGCCCGGGAAGAACGCAGTCGTCGTTTCCTCAGTCAGATGGTGTGA
- a CDS encoding AEC family transporter: MLRFLLWLLPALLIGFWCGRRRPNLSARLAIPVVHFGVPISVMGLLLRGGLGGQMVLAAALAVLAIALMLLLAHRLPGLHGLSARSMRLGSCIGNTAYVGVPLALAFLPTEALAISIGYDLGATLLTWSLGPVFIGGARLDRSTVWSGWLLSLSSSPATRGLLGALLVQWTPWRFAVAEALWWPSRGVIVVALMVVGMRLGSLSGEVVSWSPLRLGLMPPMLVKLLLYPGLLLLLGIGLRLDPVMIQAIALQGAAPTAISLLLIAESVGVDQERAAGLVFWSTVLSLITAPAWGMALSLLMPTGG, from the coding sequence ATGCTGCGTTTTCTGCTGTGGTTGCTTCCCGCTCTGCTGATCGGGTTCTGGTGCGGACGCAGGCGTCCCAACCTTTCAGCGCGTCTTGCGATCCCGGTGGTGCACTTCGGTGTTCCCATCAGCGTGATGGGTCTTCTGTTGAGAGGTGGGCTCGGGGGGCAGATGGTTCTGGCTGCGGCTCTGGCCGTTCTCGCCATCGCCCTGATGCTGCTCCTGGCCCATCGACTGCCGGGATTACACGGTCTTTCCGCCCGATCGATGCGGCTCGGCAGTTGCATCGGCAACACCGCCTATGTCGGCGTTCCCCTGGCGCTGGCTTTTCTGCCGACGGAGGCTCTGGCGATCAGCATCGGCTACGACCTTGGCGCAACGTTGCTCACCTGGAGTCTTGGTCCGGTGTTCATCGGTGGCGCTCGTTTGGATCGTTCGACGGTCTGGAGCGGCTGGTTGCTCAGCCTGAGCAGTAGTCCCGCAACCCGGGGGCTGCTGGGGGCGCTTCTGGTGCAGTGGACCCCCTGGCGTTTTGCTGTTGCCGAGGCGCTCTGGTGGCCCTCCAGGGGCGTGATCGTTGTGGCGTTGATGGTGGTGGGCATGCGGCTGGGGAGCCTGTCCGGCGAAGTCGTGTCGTGGTCGCCGCTGCGCCTGGGGCTGATGCCCCCGATGCTGGTCAAGCTTTTGTTGTATCCAGGGCTGCTGCTCCTGTTGGGGATCGGATTGAGGCTCGATCCCGTGATGATTCAGGCCATCGCCTTGCAGGGTGCTGCGCCGACAGCGATTTCCCTGTTGTTAATTGCCGAGTCGGTTGGTGTTGATCAAGAGCGAGCGGCTGGACTTGTGTTCTGGAGCACTGTTTTGTCGTTGATCACGGCTCCGGCATGGGGGATGGCGCTGTCCTTGTTGATGCCAACTGGAGGATGA
- a CDS encoding alpha-ketoglutarate-dependent dioxygenase AlkB, with the protein MGETESQNQSASSSLPWTLRRNWLLPVNANHWESMLMDRIQWQQPIVQVYGRHHPVPRLTMFLAEHDVSYRYSGTQHCGEGWPSWFVPLLDQVSTACRCRFNGCLLNLYRHGEDRMGWHADDEAEIDQSQPIASLSLGSSRDFQLRHRHQKQHRHTLTLSSGDLLVMHPGCQQDWLHGVPQRKRITTPRINLTFRCFQAV; encoded by the coding sequence ATGGGCGAGACGGAGTCACAGAACCAGTCTGCGTCGTCCTCGTTGCCTTGGACGCTCCGCCGCAATTGGCTGTTGCCGGTGAACGCCAACCATTGGGAATCCATGCTGATGGACAGAATCCAGTGGCAGCAACCGATCGTTCAGGTCTATGGCCGCCACCACCCGGTACCGCGCCTGACGATGTTCCTGGCAGAACACGACGTGTCCTATCGCTACAGCGGCACCCAACACTGCGGAGAAGGCTGGCCCAGCTGGTTCGTACCGCTCTTGGATCAGGTCAGCACGGCATGCCGATGTCGATTCAATGGTTGCCTGCTGAATCTCTACCGCCACGGTGAAGACCGCATGGGCTGGCATGCCGATGACGAAGCAGAAATCGATCAAAGCCAACCGATCGCGTCTCTTTCCCTGGGTTCAAGTCGAGACTTTCAGTTGCGCCACCGTCATCAGAAACAGCACCGCCACACACTGACTTTGAGCAGTGGCGATCTGCTCGTGATGCATCCAGGTTGCCAACAGGATTGGCTGCATGGTGTACCGCAGCGCAAACGCATTACAACCCCCAGAATCAATCTCACCTTTCGCTGTTTTCAAGCTGTTTAA
- a CDS encoding SGNH/GDSL hydrolase family protein — translation MTSTLLILGDSLMDAGNVSRATDDLVLGEQIAIAMGGDPEDVQLFPLQDSLRPQSAQLHNYAHGGAQSGSGFKQQVRAVRRHADVYQSLSDVDLLISAGANDLLDQLEDSSAFMAALDTEDRRDDRQLMRRNAKRIACNLRRGVDRLTGLVDDVVVTGAFPLTATPEVQSLADAFDSATFDRLVAIVDGIGAKVQRKLERHFASNDSVAVLNLKAAWDRLEAPDFVDAVHPSSETSRELADLIVPDLVQQLNSFGFAEG, via the coding sequence ATGACATCAACCTTGTTGATTCTTGGCGACAGCCTGATGGATGCCGGTAACGTGTCGCGTGCCACGGACGATCTGGTGCTTGGGGAGCAGATCGCCATTGCCATGGGTGGTGATCCAGAGGATGTTCAGTTGTTTCCCCTCCAGGATTCTCTCCGCCCTCAGTCGGCTCAGCTTCACAATTACGCCCATGGGGGAGCCCAGTCCGGTTCCGGGTTCAAGCAACAGGTGCGGGCTGTTCGTCGACATGCCGATGTTTATCAGTCGCTGAGCGATGTGGATCTGTTGATCTCTGCTGGAGCCAATGATCTTCTCGATCAACTGGAGGACAGCTCAGCTTTCATGGCAGCGCTCGACACGGAGGATCGACGTGATGATCGTCAGTTGATGCGCAGGAATGCCAAACGAATCGCTTGCAATCTCCGGCGTGGGGTCGATCGGTTGACCGGTCTGGTGGATGACGTTGTGGTCACTGGAGCCTTCCCGCTGACGGCAACCCCTGAGGTCCAGTCGTTGGCTGATGCGTTCGACTCGGCAACGTTCGATCGCCTGGTCGCGATCGTGGATGGCATCGGCGCGAAGGTTCAACGCAAGCTGGAACGCCACTTTGCTTCCAATGACTCTGTTGCCGTTCTGAACCTCAAAGCGGCGTGGGACAGACTTGAAGCCCCTGACTTTGTTGATGCGGTGCACCCCAGCAGCGAGACGAGTCGAGAGCTGGCGGACTTGATCGTTCCTGATCTGGTCCAACAGCTGAACAGCTTCGGCTTCGCGGAAGGATGA
- a CDS encoding homoserine O-succinyltransferase translates to MALILPRDYHKIGAVERNRISWIEPAQAERQDIRPLRIGILNIMPLGKQYEFNLLHPLGLSVLQIEPVWIRLASHAYKSWDHEHLKDLYVSWEEALAQGPLDGLIITGAPVEHLPFEQVTYWTELVELIDEARHSCASTLGLCWAGFALAYLAGVDKVPFDRKLFGIYPLRSLIPGHPLMGTQDDRFLCPQSRHAGLPDSAMESAQRQGRLRLLAYGQNVGYTIFETPDQRQLMHLGHPEYNVGRILGEMERDRARGDVPPPENFDADHPQTSWRSHRNLLFQQWLWFCYQRVSLSA, encoded by the coding sequence ATGGCACTGATTCTTCCCCGCGACTACCACAAGATCGGTGCCGTCGAACGCAACCGGATCTCCTGGATCGAACCCGCCCAGGCGGAGCGTCAGGACATCCGGCCCCTGCGGATCGGCATTCTGAACATCATGCCCCTGGGCAAGCAGTACGAATTCAACCTGCTCCACCCCCTCGGGCTGTCGGTTCTGCAGATCGAACCGGTGTGGATCCGGCTCGCTTCCCATGCCTACAAAAGCTGGGATCATGAGCACCTCAAGGATCTCTACGTGAGCTGGGAGGAAGCGCTGGCCCAGGGACCACTGGACGGGCTGATCATCACTGGCGCACCGGTGGAACACCTGCCCTTCGAGCAGGTCACCTACTGGACGGAACTGGTGGAACTGATCGACGAGGCACGCCACAGCTGTGCCAGCACGCTGGGGCTGTGCTGGGCCGGCTTTGCTCTCGCCTATCTGGCAGGGGTGGACAAGGTGCCGTTCGATCGCAAGCTGTTCGGCATCTACCCGTTGCGGAGCCTGATTCCAGGGCATCCCCTGATGGGGACCCAGGACGATCGGTTTCTTTGTCCTCAGAGCCGCCACGCCGGCTTGCCCGACAGCGCCATGGAGTCAGCTCAGCGCCAGGGCCGACTGAGGCTGCTGGCCTACGGACAGAACGTCGGCTACACCATTTTCGAAACACCGGACCAGCGCCAGCTGATGCACCTCGGTCATCCGGAGTACAACGTGGGGCGAATTCTGGGAGAAATGGAACGGGATCGGGCCCGGGGAGATGTGCCGCCGCCGGAGAACTTCGATGCCGACCACCCCCAGACCTCCTGGCGATCCCATCGCAACCTGCTGTTTCAGCAGTGGCTGTGGTTCTGCTATCAGCGGGTGAGCTTGAGCGCCTGA
- a CDS encoding O-acetylhomoserine aminocarboxypropyltransferase/cysteine synthase yields the protein MSQRFETLQLHAGQSPDSATNARAVPIYQTSSYVFNDAEHGANLFGLKEFGNIYTRLMNPTTDVFEKRVAALEGGMAALATASGQSAQFLAITNCMQAGDNFVSTSFLYGGTYNQFKVQFPRLGIDVRFADGDDVDSFAAQIDDNTKGLYVEAMGNPRFNIPDFEGLSALAKERGIPLIVDNTLGACGALMRPIDHGADVVVESATKWIGGHGTSLGGVIVDAGTFDWGNGKFPLMSQPSAAYHGLVHWDAFGFGSDVCKMLGVPDNRNVAFALRARVESLRDWGPAISPFNSFLLLQGLETLSLRVERHTENAMALATWLASHPKVEHVSYPGLSSDPYHAAAKKYLTGRGMGCMLMFSLKGGYDDAVRFINSLQLASHLANVGDAKTLVIHPASTTHQQLSEEEQASAGVTPTMVRVSVGLEHIDDIKADFEQALA from the coding sequence ATGTCTCAGCGTTTCGAAACCCTCCAGCTGCATGCCGGCCAGTCTCCGGACTCGGCCACCAACGCCAGAGCGGTGCCGATTTACCAGACGAGCTCCTACGTCTTCAATGACGCCGAGCACGGCGCCAACCTGTTCGGGCTGAAGGAATTCGGCAACATCTACACCCGTCTGATGAACCCGACGACGGATGTGTTCGAGAAACGGGTGGCGGCCCTGGAAGGGGGGATGGCTGCACTGGCGACAGCATCCGGCCAGTCAGCTCAGTTCCTGGCCATCACGAATTGCATGCAGGCGGGAGACAACTTCGTCTCCACGTCGTTCCTTTACGGCGGCACCTACAACCAGTTCAAGGTGCAGTTCCCTCGGCTGGGCATCGACGTGCGCTTCGCCGATGGCGACGACGTGGACAGCTTCGCTGCTCAGATCGACGACAACACCAAGGGGCTCTACGTCGAAGCGATGGGCAATCCCCGCTTCAACATCCCCGATTTCGAAGGCCTCTCAGCTCTGGCCAAGGAGCGCGGGATTCCGTTGATCGTCGACAACACCCTGGGGGCCTGTGGAGCCCTGATGCGTCCGATCGACCACGGCGCGGATGTGGTGGTGGAAAGCGCCACCAAATGGATCGGTGGCCACGGCACCAGTCTCGGAGGCGTGATCGTTGATGCCGGCACCTTTGACTGGGGCAATGGCAAATTCCCGCTGATGAGCCAACCCAGCGCGGCGTACCACGGCCTCGTCCACTGGGATGCCTTCGGCTTCGGCAGTGATGTGTGCAAGATGCTGGGCGTCCCGGACAACCGCAACGTCGCCTTTGCCCTGCGAGCCAGGGTCGAAAGTCTGCGGGACTGGGGTCCGGCGATCAGCCCCTTCAACAGCTTCCTGCTGTTGCAGGGACTGGAAACCCTCAGCCTGCGGGTGGAGCGCCACACGGAGAACGCCATGGCCCTCGCCACCTGGCTGGCCTCCCACCCCAAGGTGGAGCATGTGAGCTACCCGGGCCTGAGCAGCGACCCGTATCACGCCGCTGCCAAGAAGTACCTGACAGGCCGGGGCATGGGATGCATGCTGATGTTCTCGCTCAAGGGCGGATACGACGATGCGGTGCGCTTCATCAACAGCCTTCAACTGGCCAGTCATCTCGCCAACGTGGGGGATGCCAAAACCCTGGTGATCCATCCGGCTTCGACAACCCACCAGCAGCTCAGTGAAGAGGAGCAGGCTTCAGCTGGCGTGACCCCCACCATGGTTCGCGTCTCCGTGGGGCTCGAGCACATCGACGACATCAAAGCTGACTTCGAACAGGCCCTTGCCTGA
- a CDS encoding lytic transglycosylase domain-containing protein, translated as MGRHSVLITAALVAVAGPISIELMHQGICTTANSPALSAAAPVQRRYPGVPAQPMAAATLLASVEAALRDPSTAKADLPDLGHRQQVIYRVLSKDPVRSAAVLAALPTQWRSIAERHLAARREFLSMSRGRGPSTLPAWRIIPPEPADKLISYYKKAEAATGIEWEVLAAVNLVETGMGRIDGVSVANAQGPMQFLPTTWAEPGIGAGNIRDPHDAIQAAARYLVRRGGLKDIRRGLWGYNNSDYYGRAVLLYASLIKEDPRAYTGLYHWEIHFNADAGDLWLPVGYQQQRPISVQDYLRQKPESRPPAS; from the coding sequence ATGGGACGTCATTCCGTCCTGATCACCGCAGCTCTGGTGGCTGTGGCCGGTCCCATCAGCATCGAACTGATGCACCAGGGCATCTGCACAACCGCCAACAGCCCTGCTCTTTCAGCTGCAGCACCCGTTCAACGGCGCTATCCAGGCGTTCCAGCCCAGCCGATGGCCGCCGCCACCCTTTTGGCATCCGTGGAAGCAGCCCTGCGGGACCCGTCCACAGCCAAGGCTGATCTGCCGGATCTGGGGCATCGGCAACAGGTGATCTATCGGGTGCTCTCCAAGGACCCCGTTCGCTCGGCTGCGGTGTTGGCCGCCCTTCCAACGCAATGGCGGAGCATTGCAGAACGACACCTGGCGGCCCGTCGGGAATTCCTGAGCATGAGCCGCGGCCGTGGCCCCTCCACCCTGCCGGCCTGGCGGATCATTCCGCCGGAGCCTGCCGACAAGCTCATCAGCTACTACAAAAAAGCCGAGGCAGCGACCGGCATCGAATGGGAGGTGCTGGCGGCGGTCAATCTGGTCGAAACCGGCATGGGACGCATCGACGGCGTGTCGGTTGCCAATGCCCAGGGACCGATGCAGTTCCTGCCCACCACGTGGGCGGAGCCCGGCATCGGCGCCGGCAACATCCGTGATCCCCACGACGCGATTCAGGCCGCCGCTCGTTACCTGGTCCGCCGGGGAGGTCTCAAGGACATTCGGCGTGGTCTCTGGGGGTACAACAACAGTGACTACTACGGACGCGCCGTTCTTCTGTATGCCTCCCTGATCAAGGAGGACCCGCGTGCTTACACCGGGCTGTACCACTGGGAAATTCACTTCAACGCTGACGCCGGCGACCTCTGGCTTCCCGTCGGCTACCAGCAGCAGCGCCCGATCTCGGTTCAGGACTACCTCCGCCAGAAACCTGAAAGCCGTCCACCGGCGTCCTGA
- a CDS encoding DOMON-like domain-containing protein produces MARPAVMLLQASRLVPFERSVPQALQVSGELIWSRNGQLELSFGVLAAAASGLNELVVPDGLIDGPQVAGQRRDELWTTTCFEAFLALPDQPGYWEINLAPNGDWALYRFEGYRSGQCQQPLQSPPEVTLRRWHHQLRLDAQLDLSPWWPDERCPELALTTVLDRGANGISHWALRHGDSRADFHDRSTFLQA; encoded by the coding sequence ATGGCACGCCCCGCCGTGATGCTGCTTCAGGCCTCCCGCCTGGTTCCGTTTGAACGCTCCGTTCCCCAGGCGCTCCAGGTGAGTGGTGAACTGATCTGGAGCCGGAACGGTCAACTGGAGCTCAGTTTCGGCGTCTTGGCTGCCGCGGCTTCCGGCCTTAATGAGCTCGTGGTGCCTGACGGTCTGATCGATGGTCCTCAGGTGGCCGGGCAGCGCCGCGATGAGCTCTGGACCACCACCTGCTTCGAGGCATTTCTCGCCCTTCCGGATCAGCCCGGCTACTGGGAGATCAACCTGGCCCCCAACGGGGACTGGGCGCTTTACCGGTTCGAGGGCTACCGCTCGGGCCAATGTCAACAGCCCCTGCAAAGCCCACCGGAGGTCACCCTGCGCCGCTGGCATCACCAGCTTCGTCTCGATGCCCAGCTGGATCTGTCCCCCTGGTGGCCGGATGAACGCTGCCCGGAGCTGGCCCTCACCACGGTGCTGGATCGAGGCGCCAACGGCATCAGTCACTGGGCCCTGCGCCATGGCGACAGCCGGGCCGACTTCCACGACCGCAGCACCTTCCTGCAGGCCTAG
- a CDS encoding aminoglycoside phosphotransferase family protein, with amino-acid sequence MSQAVEAIAGRFHPRERITAIRSLGSGNVNDTFLVTHQGHRPSGPAGSFVLQRLSRRVFERPELVMHNLVALGDHVQRRLASPPAELCGRRWEVPQVVRCRQQGHWVEQDGEFWRSITYIGAATTTDVILDRNHAREVGYGLGMFHSLISDLPADQLKDTLENFHVTPAYLHRYDTVIKSCHSEGPGVCAAGAFIEARRHGIDVLEAALQRGELQQRPIHGDPKINNVMIDETSGHAVGLIDLDTVKPGLVHYDIGDCLRSCCNPSGEETDQLHTVRFDLELCESILEGYLSVARHFLSDWDLHYLPDCIRLIPLELGLRFLTDHLEGDVYFRTERPGHNLQRAAVQFRLTESVEQQLPQIKSMVHRLAGC; translated from the coding sequence TTGAGCCAGGCCGTTGAAGCCATCGCGGGTCGCTTTCATCCCCGCGAACGCATCACGGCCATCCGCTCCCTCGGGTCAGGCAACGTCAACGACACGTTCCTGGTGACCCACCAGGGCCATCGCCCCAGCGGCCCTGCAGGCTCTTTTGTGCTGCAGCGGCTCAGCAGGCGTGTGTTTGAACGCCCCGAGCTGGTGATGCACAACCTTGTGGCCCTTGGAGACCACGTTCAGCGACGACTGGCTTCACCACCAGCGGAACTCTGCGGCCGCCGCTGGGAAGTGCCCCAGGTGGTGCGCTGCCGGCAACAAGGGCACTGGGTGGAGCAGGACGGAGAGTTCTGGCGTTCCATCACCTACATCGGTGCTGCCACCACCACGGATGTGATTCTCGACCGCAATCACGCTCGCGAGGTGGGCTACGGGCTGGGCATGTTCCACAGCCTGATCAGCGACCTCCCCGCAGACCAGCTGAAGGACACGCTTGAGAACTTTCATGTTACGCCGGCGTATCTGCACCGTTACGACACCGTCATCAAATCGTGCCATTCCGAGGGCCCGGGCGTTTGTGCCGCCGGCGCCTTCATCGAGGCACGGCGTCACGGCATCGATGTTCTGGAAGCTGCTCTTCAACGCGGAGAGCTGCAGCAGCGCCCGATCCACGGCGATCCCAAGATCAACAACGTGATGATCGATGAAACCAGCGGGCATGCCGTCGGACTGATCGATCTCGACACCGTCAAGCCGGGACTGGTCCACTACGACATCGGCGATTGCCTGCGCTCCTGCTGCAACCCCTCCGGCGAAGAAACCGACCAACTCCATACGGTGCGCTTCGACCTCGAACTGTGTGAGTCGATCCTTGAGGGTTATCTCTCCGTGGCTCGACATTTTCTCAGTGACTGGGATCTGCACTACCTTCCGGACTGCATTCGTCTGATCCCCTTGGAACTCGGCCTGCGCTTCCTGACGGATCATCTGGAAGGGGACGTCTACTTCCGCACCGAGCGTCCCGGCCACAACCTCCAGAGAGCTGCCGTGCAGTTCCGCCTGACCGAGTCGGTCGAGCAGCAGCTCCCGCAGATCAAGTCCATGGTGCATCGCCTGGCGGGTTGCTGA